DNA sequence from the Stegostoma tigrinum isolate sSteTig4 chromosome 29, sSteTig4.hap1, whole genome shotgun sequence genome:
TTTTAACTGTTGCTTTTTGCATTGGTCAGAATGGTTTTCTGCATGTTCTAGGTGGAAAATGTTTAAATATCCCTGCTTGGGATCTGGGGGCAATGATCGTTGAACTCTTGTACAATGTGTGTTGAACATGGGGATGTAGTTGAGCAAACAGCAAGTGACAGTGCAAATGGATGAAATGCTGAGGCTGAGAATGTAAAAGtcttgcagttttgttttaagcTGTTATTGCTGCATCTTGCATTGACATctgtatttttattcattttagaTTGAGGTTGTGCCATCTGCTTCTGCCCTCATCATCAAAGCACTGAAGGAGCCTCCCCGAGATAGGAAGAAGCAAAAGAACAGTAAGTCACTTTGCAGGATTTTGGTGAGGGTCTGGTGCTTCCATTTGACACTTGTGTCATTTTTATGATAAAAGCTTAGCAGTGAACACTGTCCCTGCATTCAGTTTTAAGTATCTAATCATGCAAGAGGATCACTTGCTTTCTACCTGTCCCTTAAACAGGCAGTTGCCCTGCCAATGCCTTATCTGGAATTCTGGACACTTGGGATCTTGCTCTCATAGGAATGGCTAGCATTTGGCTTATTACTTTCTCCCTTGCTATGGCATAAGTTGTAAATCCCTGCAGttgaaatctgaaactaaatTGGGTCTGTTCTTTCAACAGTGAATTTTCCTGCTGGTGGTCCACTTGGTCTGTTGTCAGTAAGCAGGACTCTGTATTGATGAGTGATGTTTTCTCCTTTCTAGTCAAACACAGTGGCAGCATTACCTTTGACGAAGTAGTTGCTATTGCTCGTCAAATGAGGCACCGTTCTCTGGCCAGGGAACTTTCAGGTGGGTACTGACTGACAGTGTATTATGTAGTGCATGTACTAGTATAATCAAGTTTGAGACCATACTTAGGCTAAGTATGTGAAGGGGTTTTCATTGGTAATGTTTTCAAAGGACTTCCAACTAAACCACCCAGCATGTTTAATATGGCAGCCAGTTGTTTGAGGCTATGCCAACTCCTGTCCAACACTGTTGGACAGTCCATGAGATTTGTGGGGAAATGGGAAGGTTACACAGTTGGAAAATGTCACTGGCACCTGTTCCTTGGTGTATGGGAAGTGCCAGTTGGTGAAGCCTGAGTGCCCCTCATGTTTGTGGGAGTTGGAGCAAATGTAATATTCAACCATTCTAATGAATTAAGGTTTTAATGACATTTGATCTGAAAAATTAACTTAAGAACAAGTTATGTTTGACTTTTTTACCAGTGTATCAGCATTAATGATAGATTAATGGAATAGGTAATACCACTCTTGCTTTCAACCCACAGGAACTGTCAAGGAAATTCTGGGAACTGCACAGTCCATTGGCTGCAACATTGATGGCAAACACCCTCACAGTGTGATTGAGGATATCAACCAGGGCAAGATTGAAGTTCCttcagtaagttttttttttgcttgtcaTGCTATTTTGATTTCTAACCTTTTGGTTTTACAAAATTGTTGACATTCTCTTTCTTCCAACAGGAATAAAATGGAGGTGCCAACTTTCCaaataaagcatttttaaaagtgCTGGTGTTTGAATCTGTTTTCTTGAACAAGTAGTACCCAAGTGTGGCCAGAAACTGGGGGTGGAAATCACTGCATAAACTAATTTTCTGGAACAATAGCTCATCCTGTGATTAGGGCTATGTTGGTTTTTGCCCCATGTACAATAACTTATACTTGGGTGAGGTGAAGTTAGATTAGAATTCAGCATGCAGTTAAACCAGCTTTTATGACCATGTTATATCTGCACATGCACTCTAATGGATTTTGGTTATGGCAACCTGAAACTGCTGTAGCTTAGTGTGACTTGTATGGCCTCATTAC
Encoded proteins:
- the rpl12 gene encoding 60S ribosomal protein L12; the encoded protein is MPPKFDPNEVKIVYLRCTGGEVGATSSLAPKIGPLGLSPKKVGDDIAKATGDWKGLRITIKLTIQNRQAQIEVVPSASALIIKALKEPPRDRKKQKNIKHSGSITFDEVVAIARQMRHRSLARELSGTVKEILGTAQSIGCNIDGKHPHSVIEDINQGKIEVPSE